The Agreia sp. COWG nucleotide sequence ACGGGAGGGTCGGGCCATCGGCGCCGATCTCGTTCCTGGGGCATCGCACTGGATCGAGGGGCACCCGGAATGGATGGCGTCGGACGGTCTGCATCCCAATGACGACGGCTATGCGCAGATAGCGCGACGCATGGATGAGGAGCTGTCGCGGCTGGGACTCGGCGTGCCATCGGGCACCGCGGCGCCCCCGGTTTCGCGCTAGTCTGGCGGTGTCGTACAGCTCTGGGGGGACACGTCGATGACGTGTGTGAACTCAAGGGGAAACGTGTCAACAGCATCAATAATCGCGCGCTGTCGATTGGGAATCGTCGACGATCATGCCCTCCTCCTCGATGGCCTCGCAACGTTTTTGCGAGCACACGCCGCCGATGTCGATGTGGTCATCGCCGCAACGGGCTGGTTCGACCTGATCAGGCATCCCAACTTCGCGCCCGACGTCGTGGTCATGGATCTGCAGCTCCAGGAGCAGGTGTCGATCGAGACCCGGGTACGCACCTGCCTGGCCGCGGGTGCCGCGGTGGTTGTCGTCAGCGCGCTGGAGACCGACGAGACCCGGCGCCGTTCCCTCGCGGCCGGGGCTGTCTCTTTCGTGCCGAAATCGTCCCCCGCCGGCGCGGTACTCGATGCGGTGCGGCAGGCGTTCGCGAACCGTGCGGTGTCTGGTGGGCCCGAACACGCCGAGCTCGAGACTCTTCGGCTCTATGCGAATGGCCTGAGTCCCGTCGATATCGGACTCGAGCTCGGCTTGCCGTTCGAAACGGTCAAGAGCCACCTGGCGCACCTTCGCGGTCGCTACGCCACGGGTGGGCGACCGAGCCTGTCGAAGCAGGACTTTCTGCGCCGGGCAGCCGAAGACGGGCTCGTCCCCTGACAGCCATCACCCTCGGGGCAGACGCTGAGGGCGTCTTCACCGGCACGGCCCTCAGCAGGGCGGCATCATGGCTCGTCTGCATCCTGCTCGCCTCGGTCGCGGTGACCGTCGTGATCCTCGCCGACACGGCCGGTCGGCCGGGCGGGCAGCCGAGGCTGTCCGACGCGATTCCGCCCGTGCTCTGTCTCGCGCTGATCGCCGCCGGGGCCGTGGCCGCGCTGCGGATCGAACGTGGTTGGGTCACGGTGGCGGGAATCGCGCTGGTGACTCTCGCCTCGGTGGTGTACGCCTGGTCGGTGGAGCCGCTTCTGACCGCCGATCAGAACTCCGACAGCCTGGTGCTGAGCTTCCCCGTCGTCGCGGCGAGCGTCATCGGGGTCGGGCGACGATCGCTCGCCGCCTGCATCCTCATCTGCACCCTCGGATTCGGCATCGCCGAGGCGGCGGTGCTGGCCGTGGCGGCGACGAGTGGCCGAAAAATCGCCCTCGACTACACGAGCGTCGGCGCGGTTGTGGCCGTGTGTCTGCTCCTCGTCGTGCTGTGGACCGCGCGCCGTGATGCCGTGCGCGAGGCACCCGCCCTGCATCTGGCCGCTCGAGAAGAAGAGGTCATAGCCGAGGAGGCCCGCCTGCTCGGCCACGCCTCCAGCCGTCTCCACGACACAGTGCTGGGCGACCTCCAGGCTCTGGCGATGCTGCGCACCGGGCCGATACCAGAGGGCCACCGCGCCGTCATCCGGCGTGACATCGAGTTGCTCGATCACAGCGACGACCTGCTGCTCTCGCCCGAATCGGCTCGGCTGCCCGGCTTCGACGGCGAGCGGGGTGCGACACTCCTCGGTCTGGCGCTGGCACGGGTCGACTCGCGCGGCCTCCGCGTGGTGATGTCGGGCGATCCGGTGCAACTCTCGCACCTGACCGCCGAGCGCGAAGAAGCGATGGTGGGTGCCATCGAGCAGTGCCTCGTGAATGTGATCGTGCACGCCGGGGTGGTGCTGGCAGAGCTGGCGATCGTGGCGACGGGCACCGAGGTCACCGCGATGATCACGGATTCCGGGCGCGGATTCGTCGTGTCGGCGAATTCAGGCGACAGGCTCGGCCTCAGGCTGTCTGTCACGGACCGCCTGAGGGCTGTCGGAGGATCATCGATGATCTGGTCGACTCCGGGGTCGGGAACCAGCGTGCTGCTGATCGTTCCCCAGGATCAGGTCTCATGACGACGAGCAACCGGACGACGGCCTCTGAACTCGATCCCCTGTCCCGTGTGACCGCGAGAATGTTCGCTGTCAGTCTGGGCGTGGTGAGTCTCGTACTATCCCTCGTGCTGTCGATAACCCCGTCGGGCATCGAGCAGACGGAACAGCCGTGGCTCAATGTCGGAGGCATGCTGCTGCTGACCGGCTCCTACGTCATGCTCGTCGTGTGGGCCGACCCCGTGGGAGCCCCCGTCACGTCCTCGCGATTCGCGATCTTCTTTCTCGGGGTATCCGTGTCGGCCATTCTCAACGCGGCCAGCCAGATCGGGTCGAACGTGGCAGTGCGAGACGACTGGGGGCTCACCTGCCTCGGGCTCTCCCTGGTCGCGGCGGCCCCGTACCTGGCGTCGGTTCACATCCTGCGGCTTACCGCGCTGGCGCTCACCGTGGCATTCGGCCTCGCGCTCGTGCAGCTCGCGGGTCCGTCGTTCGACATTCCTTTCGGCATTCACATACTCACGGCGGTGACCCCGTCTCTCGCCATGGGGCTGGGGGCGGCCGCTTACGCGCGCAGCCTCCTGGCGAGTCTCCAGGCCGCGGCGAGCGAGGGGGCCGAGGCCCGTCTCCGACACGACGCGCACCTACGGCGGCGGCTCTCGGAGACCGACGCGATGGGCGAACTCGGTGCGCTGCGCCGCGACGTAGTGCCGTTTCTCCTGCGTCTCGACCGCACGGGCGAGCTTGCCCCGGGCGACGAGCTCAGGGCGGCCGTCCTCGCGTCGGAGCTTCGTCGTGCAATCGTCGAACGGCTGGAGCGTGGATCCCTCGCCGCCTCCGTCGACAGCTACAGCGATGAAGACTCAGCCGGGGCTCGGCTCACAGAGCGGCAGCGCGCCTCGCTGCGTGCCCTCATCACGGCGGCGACCGCGACGGGCCCCGGCGCACGCGGCATCCACCGGCTCTCGCTGACGCTCACCCGCTCGAAAGCGGGCGCCACCGGCGTGCTCGAGCTTGCGAGCGACGACGCCGAGGCCGTGGCGTCGTCGCTGGCCCCGTTCACTCGCGTCATGCGGATGGAGTTCTCCGATACCGAAGTCGACTCCGGCCCCGAAGCCCTGCTCATCACTTTCGGCTTCGACTCCGGGCGCGAGAAAGCGGTCGTATCATAGGAAGTGTGAGCAGTTCAGGTGAACCCGTAGACGTCGTTCTGATCGGTGGCGGCATCATGAGCGCCACGCTCGGAACATTCCTTTCTCTCCTCCAGCCCACGTGGTCGATACGCATCTACGAGCGACTCGGCGACGTTGCGGGCGAGAGCTCGAACCCCTGGAACAATGCCGGCACCGGGCACGCGGCCTTGTGCGAGTTGAACTACATGCCCGAGCATCCCGACGGATCCGTCGAGGCGTCGAAGGCCATCGCCATCAACGAGCAGTTCCAGGTGAGCCGCCAGTTCTGGGCTCACCTCGTCGAGCAGGGAGACATCCCGGAGCCATCGACGTTCATCAATAGCGCACCCCACATGACGTTCGTGCGTGGTGCGAAGAATGTCGAATATCTGCGCAAGCGCTACGAGGTTCTGAAGAACGAACCTCTGTTCGCAGGAATCGAGTACACCGAAGATCCGGCGGTCATCTACGAGTGGACGCCCGCCCTCATGCGCGGGCGCAAGAAAACCGAGGTCGTCGCGGCCACGCGCATCGTCGCCGGCACCGACGTCGACTTCGGCTCGCTCACCCGTCACCTCTTCGACCTGTTGACGAGCCGGGGTGCCAGCCTCAAGACCGAACACGCCGTCACCAATCTGAAGCGTCGCAAAGACGGAACATGGGACGTCGTGCTGCGCGAGCTCGTCGGCTCGACACCCACAACCGTGAACGCCCGCTTCGTCTTCGTGGGTGCCGGTGGGGGTGCGCTGCACTTGCTGCAGAAGTCCGGCATTCCCGAGGCGCGAGGCTTCGGAGGGTTCCCCATCAGCGGAGAGTTCTACAGAACGGACACCCCGGCGGTCGTGGCAGAACACCGGGCCAAGGTCTACGGCAAGGCGGCAGTGGGAGCGCCACCCATGAGCGTTCCCCACCTCGACACCCGCGTGGTCGACGGGGAGGCCTCTCTCCTCTTCGGTCCCTACGCCGGATTCAGCCCCAAATTCCTGAAAAAGGGCTCGTGGCTCGATCTGCCGCTGTCGATCAGGCCGCACAACCTCGGACCGATGCTTGCGGTCGCGCGCGACAATATCGACCTCGTCAAGTACCTGTTGGGCGAACTGCTCGCAAGCAAGAAGAAGAAGTTCGAGGCCCTGCAGGAATTCATGCCGACGGCAGACCCGAAGGACTGGTATCTCATCACGGCTGGCCAGCGTGTGCAGGTCATGAAGAAAGATGCCGACCGCGGCGGCGTGCTGCAATTCGGAACCGAGGTGATCGCATCGGCTGATGGCTCGATCGCCGGCCTGCTCGGCGCATCACCCGGGGCATCCACCGCCGTACCGATCATGCTCGATGTACTCGAGCGGTGCTTTCCGGATCTCTACCCATCGTGGACGCCCGCGATAAAGAAGATGATCCCGTCGTTCGGCACACAGCTCACCGAGTCTCCGACCGCGGCCCGCGCCGTCCTCGCCCGTACGGCGAAAGCGCTGCACCTCGCGGGCTAAGAGTAGGATTCGGGCATGGCGCCGGAGGGGGTCCGGGCACCCATGGCCGATAGATACAACCTGAACACGTTCGATCGACTGTTCGTGGTGCCGTTTTTGCTCGTGTGCGCGGCACTCGTCGTGTACGCGTTCTACGGGGTGATCTCCACGCCGCCGGCGTCGTGGACACTGCTCCTCGTAACGGTTCTGGGGTGCATCATGTGTGCGAACCTCCGCATTCCCAGCGGGCGCGTCACCGGTCCGCCGCTCCTGGGTGTGGCGGTGACGATGCTGGCGATCGTTCCGCCCGGTTCCAACTACCTGCTCGCCGTCGCTGTCTGGACCGTCGGTGTCTTCGCATCTCAGGTGCTGCTGATGCACAGCGTTCCCGTGGGCGCCTACGCGTCCGGACTCAGCGCGATCGCCGCAGTGGGCTTCGTCTCTGTGCACAACGCCCTCGCCCAGGTGGGCATATGGCCGATCGTGGCCTACACGGTGGCGAGCCTGGTCTACTTCGGCGTGTGCCTCGTCTTCGAGTTCCTCCGCAACCGCGGACGATGGAGCCTTGATCTCGAGTGGGGCGTCTCGGCGCTGAGCCCGTTTCGTATAGCGGCACTCGTGCTCACCGTGGCGGTGGTGTCCACCGCCATGAGCCTCGCCGACAAGGCGATCATCCCGTTGCTCGAGGGCAACCCCAGTGCTCGCATCACCCCTCTCGTGTTGCTGCTCACCGCGGTTATCTTCTTCGCCGCCGCCCAGCGCACACGCCTGCGTGCGGTGCACCGACGTCTGAGCGGCGTGGTGACGTCGGCGGTCGAGCTGCCGTGGGCCACTGACAAGGGCCTGCGAAAGGCTCTGGAGTTGCGTGCCAGGGTCGTCCTGCAGGCGAGCGAGACCGAGGTGCGCACCGAGCCCCCGGGGCCCGGCGAGATCGGTTCACCTGTGAGACTCGAAATGGGCGTGGACGAGTACATCGTGGCGTCCCGTCGCCTGGGTGCCCTGCCCCTGGGTCGAGAAGAGGAACAGGCGCTCATGGCACTCGCCCACATGGCGAGCGAGACCGCGCGCACCCAGCTCGACTTCGACAGCCTCGAGCGACGCGCCAACAGCGACCCCCTCACCGGGCTTCCGAACTACGGTGCATTCCAGGCCGCCCTCATCGAGGCGAACGAGAACAGGTCGTACCACGCGGGTATCGCCGTGCTCTTCATCGACCTCGACAATTTCAAGAGACTGAATGACTCGCGTGGCCACCACACGGGCGACGAACTCCTGAAAGCCGTGGCCACACGATTGCGGGGGGCGGTGGGCGGTCGAGATTTCGTCTCGCGCATCGGGGGTGACGAGTTCGTCGCCATCCTCACAGAACTGCAGACGGTGGCCCAGAGCAAGGAGCTCGCCGATTCGATCGTTCGCGAGATCGGAATGCCTCTGACCCTCGACGGCCAGGACTTCCGGCCCATCGTGAGCGCCGGGCTGGCCTTCTCGGGCCATCGGGAGATCGATGCCCAGCTACTGGTGGTCGATGCCGATCGCAGCATGCTTCAGGTGAAGCGATCGCGGCGCCAAGGAGGCCCCGCGGAGGGCAGCAGCGTGAGCATCGCGTCCCATCGCTCCACGCGAACCAACGACATCGTCGCCAGGGCCATCACGGAAGACCGGCTCACCCTCGCATTCCAGCCGATCGTGAGCATCGACCAGGGGCGCATCTGGGCCTTCGAGGCACTGGTTCGTTACGTGGATCCGGAACTCGGTCCCATCTCCCCGTCCTCGCTCGTGGCCCGAGCGAAGAGCCTGGGCCTCATGGACGAGCTCACTCGACAGATCATCCTCAAGGCCATGGACGCGGCCGAGAAGTTCCACGCGCTCGAATCGAGCATCGCCTGCATGACGGTGAATCTCGAGCTCGGCCAGATCAATGAGGCGCATCTCGGCCCGTTCATCCGGGGAGTGGCGAAGGCCCACCCGAACGTCTCCCTGTGCATCGAGCTCAACGAGCGCTCGTTGAGGTCGGTGACCGACGATCTGCGGCGTGAGGCCGAATTGATGCAGGATGCCGGGGTCATCATCGCGCTCGACGACTATGGCTCTGACGACTCCTCGGTTGGAGCGCTGGTGCGGTTTCCGATGGACATCCTGAAGATCGACAAGAGTCTCATCGACGACCTTGCTGACGTCAGGCAGCGCGAGGTGATCAAGGCCCTGCAGGGGTTCGGTGACAATCTCGACTACACCATGGTCGTCGAGGGGGTCGAGAGCGCGGAGATGGTCGACGTGATGGTCGAGCTCGGGGTGCGCAGTGCGCAGGGGTACTACTTCGGTCGACCGCAGTCGTTCAGGCAGACGATGGATCGAATCCGAACCTATGGGACGGCGGCGGTGATCTCGTGACCTCGGACGCCCCACGCAAGCACACGATCGCGCTTCTCGACGACCACGTGCTCATCGTCGACGGGCTCGCGCACTGGATCGGTGCGAATGCGCCCGACTTCTCCGTGGTGGCCGCGCTCGGATCGTGGGAGGAGCTGCGGGCGCACCCGCAGTTTCCGCCCGAGGTCGTCGCCATGGCCCGCACGATCGACTCGCCTGAGTCGCTCGAGGAACGCATCCGGTTCTGTATCGATGCGGGTGCGAAGGTCGTGGTCATGAGCACGGAGGACGGCGATGATGCCGAGGGTGCCACACTCGCAGCGGGCGCAGACGCCTTCGTGCCGAAGTCGCGACCCGCGGAGGCGGTGCTCGAGGCTGCACGGAGCGTGCTCGGGGTGCGACCCGGAGCCGGCCGCTCACTCTCTCTCCGAGAGAGCGGGATGCTCGAGGTCAGTGCCTTCGACGATTGGCACAGGCGTGTTCTCAGGCTGTACGCCCAAGGCGAGAGCACGGTCGACATCGCACTCATCGAGGGGGTGCGGTTCGAGCGGGTGCGCACAGCCCTGAAGACCATCCGTGCCGCCTACGTCGCCCAAGGCCGGCGAGTAGATACGAGAGACGAGCTACTTCGACGGGCGGCCGAAGACGGCTACCTCGTCGACGAGGACTGACGCCGCCTAGTAGCCCTGCGGGTTCTCGGCCGGCGAGGGGGTCACGTCGACTCCGCCACTCAGGCGAGCGATGGCCTCTTCGGGCTCGTAGTCCGGATCGGGTTCGACGAAAGCCTCGATCACGCCCACGAAGGCGAGCGAGACGAGCGACCACGAGTTCTGGCCCGTCTCGCCGGGGCGCTGGAAGTGCGAGTGCACGATCTCGGGCACGGTGGTGCGGGTGATGCCCAGACCCTCGACCACGGCAGCCGTCGCCACGACGAAAGGATGGTAATCGTTGTGGAACTCTTCTTTGAGTCGGTAGCCGACCGTGGCCAGGATGTTGCGGTAGAACATCTCCATCGTGTCGATGAACACGAGCTCGCTGTTGCGCAGCGCTGCGAGCACCGAAGCCCGGCCGGGACTGTCGGGGCGAGAGAGGATCGTGAGTGCCAGACTGGCGTAGCTGCGCCAACCGAGCGACTGGGTGACCTCTTCGAGGTTCTGCTCGGCCGCCGTTCGAACGACGTCGAGCATGATGCTGCGTCGGCCCTCGGGCGAGCGCAGGTCGTTCAGCCGCGAGCTGAGGAAGCCCCAGGTGGCGACGAGCGTCTCGGTGTCTGTGAGGTCGCGTCGCGTCTGGTTGGCGATCTCGGAGAAGAGGTCGTAGACGAAGTCATCGTGCGTCGGCCAGATTCGCTGGGCGGTGCGGGGGGAGACCTGGGCCTGGCGCACGATCTCTTCGAGGGCAGAGCGCTCGAAACCGACATCGAGACCCGAAGTACCAACTCGGTTCGTTGCAATAGTGAGGATTCGCGTACGATCTTCGGCGTGGGGTCCGATTGCGCGCGCAACGGGCTGGGCCTGTGCGTCTCCTGATGGCATGTGTTCCCCTTGCGTCCTCTACTTCGGTCGCAAGCCTAGCAACTCCTATGCCTTCCAGAGGTCAAGAATTCGTGCTCGCCAACAGGGGGTATCGATTTCGTGCGCCGGTCCTGTCCTATGATCAAACCTGTACGGGACCACTGGGGCGACGCGGTGTCCAACAGCTCCATTTGTGGCGCAAGACTGATGAAGCAGGGCGGGTATGTCACACGTTGACCAGACTGTGACGAACGATGCGGTCATCCCCATCGTGTCGTCGTCGGTGTTCGACTCCGCGGCCGACTCCCGCCTGGCCCTGGGCGTACTCGCCGTCGACGGAACGGCGGTGCCGGGTCTCGAAGCGGAGTACCTCGCACACTTCCAGTTGCGCCGGCGCGTCTACGTCGACCAGACCGGTCAGCTCTCTGAGAAAGATCTGCTTCCCGACGGCACAGACAGAGACGACGACGATTCGCGCTCCGTCACGTTCTGCGTGCTCGAGAACCACATCTCGGGAACGCGAGTCGTGGGTGTATCTCGACTGATTGTTCGGGGAATGCCCCGCCAGGGCGATACCCTTCACGGCACGCGACTGCCCGTCGAGGAGTTCTGCCGAGACGTCTTCGAGAACGACGAGCTGCCGTGGGATTCGGTCGAGGTGTCGCGGGTCATCGCGCGTCACGAGAAGGCGGTCGTCCAGGACTCCATCCAATGGCACCTCTTCGCGCTGATGCTCGCCTACGTCACCAATCACGGCCTCGGTCGTGCGTTCGCCATCATCGAACCCTGGTTCGAGCGACACCTGAAGAGCATCATCACGATCGATCGCATCGGCGAGGTGCGCTTCGTCGAGCACTACCTCGACTACAACGTTCCGATCGAAATCGATGTCGCCGATTCGACGGCCACCGTCACGTCGCGCACCAGCGACCTGGTCGAGCGGCTTCTGGCAGCTGAGCCCCGACTCGTCTACGTGGGCCGGATCTCGGCCACCGAGACAAGCGCGGCCTGATGACGCGCTCGTTCCGGTCTGCGGAGTTCTCGCGCAACTTCGGTTTCTGGAGTGAGGACGAGCAGGCCGCGCTGATCGACTCGACCGTTGCGATCGGTGGTGCCGGCGGCGGCGGTTTTCAGTTCGGGTTGAAGTTGGCGCGCATGGGCGTCTCGGCGTTCACCATCGCCGACCCCGAAGTATTCGAGCCGCAGAATGCGAACCGGGTCGAAGGGGCGGCGGCGTCGACCTACGGGCGCAACAAGGCCGAGGTCTTCCGAGAGCGTGTGCTCGACATCAATCCAGAGGCGCGGGTCGTCGTGCTCGATTCGGGTGTCACCGTCGACAACGTCGACGAGTTCGTGGCTGGTGCCGATCTGGTCGTGGACGAGTCGGAATCCACGCAGCCCGAGATCGGGG carries:
- a CDS encoding response regulator transcription factor, with the translated sequence MSTASIIARCRLGIVDDHALLLDGLATFLRAHAADVDVVIAATGWFDLIRHPNFAPDVVVMDLQLQEQVSIETRVRTCLAAGAAVVVVSALETDETRRRSLAAGAVSFVPKSSPAGAVLDAVRQAFANRAVSGGPEHAELETLRLYANGLSPVDIGLELGLPFETVKSHLAHLRGRYATGGRPSLSKQDFLRRAAEDGLVP
- a CDS encoding sensor histidine kinase encodes the protein MTVVILADTAGRPGGQPRLSDAIPPVLCLALIAAGAVAALRIERGWVTVAGIALVTLASVVYAWSVEPLLTADQNSDSLVLSFPVVAASVIGVGRRSLAACILICTLGFGIAEAAVLAVAATSGRKIALDYTSVGAVVAVCLLLVVLWTARRDAVREAPALHLAAREEEVIAEEARLLGHASSRLHDTVLGDLQALAMLRTGPIPEGHRAVIRRDIELLDHSDDLLLSPESARLPGFDGERGATLLGLALARVDSRGLRVVMSGDPVQLSHLTAEREEAMVGAIEQCLVNVIVHAGVVLAELAIVATGTEVTAMITDSGRGFVVSANSGDRLGLRLSVTDRLRAVGGSSMIWSTPGSGTSVLLIVPQDQVS
- a CDS encoding malate:quinone oxidoreductase; translated protein: MSATLGTFLSLLQPTWSIRIYERLGDVAGESSNPWNNAGTGHAALCELNYMPEHPDGSVEASKAIAINEQFQVSRQFWAHLVEQGDIPEPSTFINSAPHMTFVRGAKNVEYLRKRYEVLKNEPLFAGIEYTEDPAVIYEWTPALMRGRKKTEVVAATRIVAGTDVDFGSLTRHLFDLLTSRGASLKTEHAVTNLKRRKDGTWDVVLRELVGSTPTTVNARFVFVGAGGGALHLLQKSGIPEARGFGGFPISGEFYRTDTPAVVAEHRAKVYGKAAVGAPPMSVPHLDTRVVDGEASLLFGPYAGFSPKFLKKGSWLDLPLSIRPHNLGPMLAVARDNIDLVKYLLGELLASKKKKFEALQEFMPTADPKDWYLITAGQRVQVMKKDADRGGVLQFGTEVIASADGSIAGLLGASPGASTAVPIMLDVLERCFPDLYPSWTPAIKKMIPSFGTQLTESPTAARAVLARTAKALHLAG
- a CDS encoding bifunctional diguanylate cyclase/phosphodiesterase gives rise to the protein MADRYNLNTFDRLFVVPFLLVCAALVVYAFYGVISTPPASWTLLLVTVLGCIMCANLRIPSGRVTGPPLLGVAVTMLAIVPPGSNYLLAVAVWTVGVFASQVLLMHSVPVGAYASGLSAIAAVGFVSVHNALAQVGIWPIVAYTVASLVYFGVCLVFEFLRNRGRWSLDLEWGVSALSPFRIAALVLTVAVVSTAMSLADKAIIPLLEGNPSARITPLVLLLTAVIFFAAAQRTRLRAVHRRLSGVVTSAVELPWATDKGLRKALELRARVVLQASETEVRTEPPGPGEIGSPVRLEMGVDEYIVASRRLGALPLGREEEQALMALAHMASETARTQLDFDSLERRANSDPLTGLPNYGAFQAALIEANENRSYHAGIAVLFIDLDNFKRLNDSRGHHTGDELLKAVATRLRGAVGGRDFVSRIGGDEFVAILTELQTVAQSKELADSIVREIGMPLTLDGQDFRPIVSAGLAFSGHREIDAQLLVVDADRSMLQVKRSRRQGGPAEGSSVSIASHRSTRTNDIVARAITEDRLTLAFQPIVSIDQGRIWAFEALVRYVDPELGPISPSSLVARAKSLGLMDELTRQIILKAMDAAEKFHALESSIACMTVNLELGQINEAHLGPFIRGVAKAHPNVSLCIELNERSLRSVTDDLRREAELMQDAGVIIALDDYGSDDSSVGALVRFPMDILKIDKSLIDDLADVRQREVIKALQGFGDNLDYTMVVEGVESAEMVDVMVELGVRSAQGYYFGRPQSFRQTMDRIRTYGTAAVIS
- a CDS encoding response regulator transcription factor: MTSDAPRKHTIALLDDHVLIVDGLAHWIGANAPDFSVVAALGSWEELRAHPQFPPEVVAMARTIDSPESLEERIRFCIDAGAKVVVMSTEDGDDAEGATLAAGADAFVPKSRPAEAVLEAARSVLGVRPGAGRSLSLRESGMLEVSAFDDWHRRVLRLYAQGESTVDIALIEGVRFERVRTALKTIRAAYVAQGRRVDTRDELLRRAAEDGYLVDED